Proteins encoded in a region of the Vicia villosa cultivar HV-30 ecotype Madison, WI linkage group LG5, Vvil1.0, whole genome shotgun sequence genome:
- the LOC131601216 gene encoding uncharacterized protein LOC131601216 yields the protein MAFFTLNPILTPLSSSSLKPNPPSSSSSCNCRLPFIISTIPRSRSSRHVVRMAPDEEKMTRRSPLEFPAEWDKPRPGRRPDIFPQFSPMKTPLPPPMPADPPEEDEEEEEKKEEEEDPEEPEQ from the exons ATGGCTTTCTTCACCCTAAACCCCATTCTCACTCCTCTCTCTTCTTCTTCGCTTAAACCTAatcctccttcttcttcttcttcttgtaacTGTCGATTACCGTTTATCATCTCTACCATTCCCCGTTCGCGTTCTTCGAGGCATGTCGTTCGTATGGCTCCTGATGAAGAGAAGATGACTCGTCGTTCGCCTCTCGAATTCCCAGCC GAGTGGGATAAGCCTAGGCCAGGACGAAGACCGGATATTTTTCCTCAGTTTAGTCCGATGAAGACACCTTTGCCACCTCCAATGCCTGCAGATCCTccggaagaggatgaagaagaggaagaaaagaaagaggaagaggaagatccTGAGGAGCCAGAACAGTAA